Part of the Palaemon carinicauda isolate YSFRI2023 chromosome 8, ASM3689809v2, whole genome shotgun sequence genome is shown below.
AACAGGAAGTCAAATGCAGTGAGTTACAACTCCATATTAAAGTACTTTGTGGAGAATATGATTTCTGATAGATTCTGAAGAGAGGTGCTTACCATTAATCATGTCCGCACTCCACGTGTTCtcagaatataataataaaaaatgtgcaACAAAATTAAGAGGTTGCGTTCACTATTCCTAAAAGTAAACAGCTATTCCAGAATATCTGTTgcctgtggtggtggtggtggtgcgtgttttattttttctttttttttttttttttacacaacgtCCCACAGAAATTCCTTTCAAGTAGATGCATCGTCATAAATCTGGCTTCAAGAAAGCTTGGTTCTGGGACTAAATTCACGATAGGAGCTTTACGAGGGATCATTAAGAAAGACACAATATAGTAGGGTGAGGTCAAAGGTCCCACTACTCCCTGAATATCCTGTTTATGTTTTATTCATGGTCCCGGGTGACCCATACTGGTGGCTGTACTATGACCTCTtcctttgtgatattttggtgGTTTAATGCGGTTCATGTTGAATGAGATGCTATTTCATCGTGTTGCTGAACTCACTGACCTCCATTTCAGggactttttttttatgttctgttgTAATTCTAAAATGCTGCAAAATTGTGGTTGTCTGCACATTTATCCACTAAACATTACAAACAATTATTATGTACGATAGTGTATGTACAAtcatgcacatacgcacacacacacacacacacacacacacacatatatatatatatatatatatatatatatatatatatatatatatatatatatatatatatatatatataactgagggATTATGTGGTTCAGAACGTGAAAGAGAAAATGAGAAAACAAAATTAGGTAGATGATAATGTGAGCATAGtcgtaaagaaaataaaagtttattctACAACAAATTAAATGCAGAGAGAAAGCTTAGATGATCAAAATAAAAGGTGCAAATGGAAATGCACTTCCTAATGAGAATGCAGTCCAGAGTCAATGGAGTGGGTATTTTGAAAATCTGTAACATATGAAGGATAAAATAGAAATAAGTCTGTGCTAAATAGAATTGAAATGGTTTTATACTACTTTGTGAAGGCATGATGAAGGAATAGTTAATTATATACGAAAGACAATTGGGAAATTGGAGAATACAGAGCAAATCAAGTGTTTGTGGGATTACATGTACAAGCGATATACTGTATAATGGTGGTAAAGAGGTGTTTGAATGTCAGGTGTGTAATGTATGTTTGGATGAGGAGAGGTGCCAAACTAATAGcttgtatttatatttttcctttgcaaAAAGGTAAGTATAACAAAGGAGACAATTATAGTTTTAGGGGCTTGCAGTTACTTAGTTTAATAGGGTGGGTATATGGTAAGAATGTTATTGAGAAAGTATGACAGAATTACAGACTTTTAGATAAAGAAGAGGTGTGAATTAAGCGTTTACCCTTAAAAAGTTATATAAGGCGATTGAGAAGTCCTATACTAAAACAGCTTGCTTTAGAATCGATAGGGGGTCAATGTTGATGGTACTGGCGACGCTAGATAAGTTGTTGAGGGCTCTGGAGAAAAATGTGTTTTAGAATATGTGCTTGGTATTTTGTCACGGTTACTTGATTTATAAGTTATTTGGTTACATGTATGAGTTTTCTCCTTGCTGATTTTGTATCACTGTGGATGAAGTGACACAAGAAAGTAGAGGAGAGCTAATAGATATAAGTGCAAAGTTGAAACGAACTTAGATAGAACGGAATAGAATGGGGAAAGTCTGACCTTATTAGATGGTGCAGTTGTACAAGAACTATAGAAGCTGTTTGCATGAATTTGCAAGAAGGGAAAACTATAAGTAAATATGACCAAGAGTAAGGTTACGatgacaaaaagaaccaagacgtAGCTAAAAATATAATGGATGACCAAAACTGGAAGGTTTTGTGTAAGGCGCCAGTTaaatgataactgagaggcaaggggaatgcaactaaactttattaaacagacaatgaGTTTAAATACCACcacttacgagcaagaacgtcacaaaaactcaaacaaaatttaACTTGAGttatcaagtttatacaggttggtaTATTAACAGTGCGTGCAAGAAATAGTGATAAGGTATAAAGCAAAAACTGTTGCAATGTACGAACATGTATGAAAACGTGCGGTATATGgcccctctaaaaattacatacatgtgaaatagggcaccctgttcTTGATAGGCATACTGTACACAGGCCATCTCccaagagatatgcaggttttaggagaTCAAGAAACAACCAATCTTCTTTCCCACGAATGTTAATGAAGAAAGCCTTCAGCGTgtgatggatcacgaggaaagggccggTGTAAAGGGGCATTGAGCAGAAAAACATGTGTTGCCGATTGCTGGTCTGTGAGTATGTGTTGCttaactgggggcttgtaagtctggtggcatggaataaattttcctgCTATGTGACATAGACACTGGAGATTATCAAAGGAGGTTCCTAACGGAAAAATAAAATCGGCAGGAACAACCAATGGGTCACCATAAACCATTTCAGTTGTAGAGACATGCgcggcatctttaggagtggtcctttgtcCCAGTAGGCccaagggaagttgagtaaacAAGTTGGACTCCTTGCAGTGGGaaatcaaagatgctttgagggtgtgataaaaacgttcaaccattctgttggctgcagggttgtaggcggttgtctgatttAGGGCGTTTCCCTGTAGATtcgccaatgatgtccacaattgaaaggtgaaagtcgTGCCCCagtcagaattaatatgctcagggataccaaatcttgctatacaTCTTGAGattaaagcagatgtacatgaaggGAACGTggaagtttccatgggaatggcttcaggccaacaagtggagtggtcaatgacagtaaataggtaacgatgtccttgtgatgtgggcaggAGACCTACTATGTccatgtgaatgtgggcaaaacgacgttgaggttgaggaataatgtccattcctgaatccgtgtgcaGATGTACTTTTGAGGTATGTCATGAAGTACAGACACGGACCCAATTCTTAACATCCTTAGCAGTGCCgtgaaaaatgaactttgtttccATTAGCTGTGCAGAAGAGCAGCAATAGGGATATGAAaaaccatgaatgaaatcaaatacctggcAGCACgtgggagcaggtatccactgtccaggtctgccagtactgacatcatagagAAGGGTGGAGTTGGAGACGTCATTAcagtggagggatgtgcaggatgtcctacatgcttagtactctgaatctttttgttgggcttctgccaagtcattgtaatccaatcccaggtgaatggcgaccaatgtgtttcttgataggacATCGGCAACAAGATTCATTTTCCTATTGAAGTGttgaaggttgcaattgtattcaaccatggCAGAGAAATGTAGGCGTTGACTGGCAGACCAGACGCCAAACTGTCGAGTGAAGTCAtataccagaggcatgtggtccgtgtgaatgaccAAGGGTGTactttccaagaagtggcaaaaatgGCGAATAGCCAAGTGAACTGCCAGCAATTCCAGGTCGATGGTAGAGTAGtagga
Proteins encoded:
- the LOC137645492 gene encoding uncharacterized protein: MTWQKPNKKIQSTKHVGHPAHPSTVMTSPTPPFSMMSVLADLDSGYLLPRMDIIPQPQRRFAHIHMDIVGLLPTSQGHRYLFTVIDHSTCWPEAIPMETSTFPSCTSALISRCIARFGIPEHINSDWGTTFTFQLWTSLANLQGNALNQTTAYNPAANRMVERFYHTLKASLISHCKESNLFTQLPLGLLGQRTTPKDAAHVSTTEMVYGDPLVVPADFIFPLGTSFDNLQCLCHIAGKFIPCHQTYKPPVKQHILTDQQSATHVFLLNAPLHRPFPRDPSHAEGFLH